In Salarias fasciatus chromosome 2, fSalaFa1.1, whole genome shotgun sequence, one genomic interval encodes:
- the LOC115397739 gene encoding protocadherin alpha-8-like, which produces MEARGQRRGVLSWWVALGFSVTLSCAVHVSAQIKYSIPEEVKVGSVVGNVAKDLGLDVSTLKERQFRIVSGTEDAHFTVNPNNGVLYIHKTVDREELCENISPCLLNLKIVAENPMEIHYVGVEIIDVNDNSPSFQEEDRILEISESIPPGKRFQLPAARDADVLSNTVRVYRLNQNEYFSVQIRERGEDKIPFLVLQKPLDREKHVEHKLTLTAVDGGSPPRSGTVNITVIVLDSNDNHPTFSQEVYSVTIPENIRSNTSVISVKATDLDEGSNGDVEYFFGDEISPILNDMFSIDKDTGEIRVKGEIDFEKTNVYKLDVHARDKGQPPIHTDCRVIIKIRDENDNKPKIEVTSLSKTVSESSTLGTVVSLISITDQDAGLNGKVICSISGDVPFDLKPSFQDNMYSVVVKEHLDRESVSHYDVIIKATDCGQPPLSTFKTLSIDVADVNDNRPDFLNNPTEIYLFENNVPGNPIFSVSASDKDLNENAALTYHIFREEHRYQKIAAFLNINSENGQISALKSFDFEILKKFQFQVVATDSGTPSLSNNVTVNVFILDQNDNAPVILYPLSSNGSAEGVEEIPRNVNAGHLVTKVRAYDADIGYNGWLLFSLQEVTDHSLFGLDRYTGQIRTLRSFTETDEAEHKLVILVKDNGNVSLSATATVIVKLVEPKEAFAASDVKSAAKVEEEDNVTFYLMVTLGAVSLLFIISIIVLIAMQCSKSTDYTSKYLQETNYDGTLCHSIQYRSGDKRYMLVGPRMSIGSTIVPGSHANTLVLPDRRRASEEVR; this is translated from the coding sequence ATGGAAGCAAGAGGACAAAGAAGAGGAGTGTTGTCTTGGTGGGTAGCTCTCGGTTTTTCAGTGACGCTCAGCTGTGCGGTCCATGTCTCTGCTCAGATAAAATATTCTATTCCCGAGGAAGTTAAAGTGGGATCTGTTGTTGGAAATGTCGCCAAGGATCTGGGGTTAGATGTGTCAACGCTGAAAGAAAGACAATTTCGCATTGTCTCCGGAACGGAAGATGCTCATTTTACAGTAAACCCAAACAATGGAGTGCTGTATATACATAAAACTGTCGACCGGGAGGAGCTCTGTGAAAATATTTCCCCATGTTTGTTAAACTTGAAAATCGTTGCAGAGAATCCCATGGAAATTCATTATGTGGGAGTGGAAATCATCGACGTTAATGACAATTCACCTAGTTTTCAAGAGGAGGACAGAATCTTGGAAATTTCTGAATCTATTCCCCCTGGCAAACGCTTCCAGTTACCAGCTGCACGCGATGCAGATGTTCTTTCTAACACGGTTCGTGTGTATAGACTGAATCAAAATGAGTATTTTAGTGTGCAAATTCGAGAGAGAGGTGAAGATAAAATACCATTCTTGGTTTTGCAAAAGCCTTTGGATCGAGAAAAACATGTTGAGCATAAACTGACGCTGACAGCAGTTGACGGAGGGAGTCCTCCGAGGTCCGGAACTGTAAATATCACCGTGATTGTCCTCGATTCAAATGACAATCATCCAACGTTTAGCCAAGAAGTATATTCTGTAACAATACCTGAAAATATAAGATCAAATACAAGTGTGATTTCCGTCAAAGCAACTGATCTGGACGAGGGTTCGAATGGAGACGTTGAATACTTTTTTGGGGACGAAATCAGCCCTATATTAAATGATATGTTCAGTATAGACAAAGACACAGGTGAAATACGAGTGAAGGGAGAAATAGATTTCGAGAAGACCAATGTATATAAATTAGATGTCCACGCCAGGGACAAAGGACAGCCTCCAATACATACTGACTGCAGGGTGATTATAAAAATAAGAGACGAAAATGATAACAAACCAAAAATCGAAGTGACTTCTCTCTCAAAAACTGTGTCAGAAAGTTCTACACTTGGAACTGTAGTTTCTTTAATAAGTATAACAGACCAAGATGCTGGATTAAATGGTAAAGTTATATGCAGCATTTCAGGTGATGTTCCATTTGATTTAAAACCATCATTTCAAGATAATATGTACTCTGTTGTTGTAAAGGAACATTTGGATCGTGAATCGGTTTCTCATTATGACGTCATAATAAAAGCTACAGACTGTGGTCAGCCTCCACTGTCCACATTTAAAACCCTGAGCATCGATGTAGCTGATGTTAATGACAATAGGCCAGATTTTTTGAATAATCCCACTGAAATTTAcctgtttgaaaacaatgtccctgGAAATCCCATATTTTCTGTAAGTGCTTCAGACAAAGATTTGAATGAAAACGCAGCTTTAACTTACCATATTTTTAGAGAGGAACATAGGTATCAGAAGATTGCTGCATTTCTAAACATAAATTCAGAAAATGGACAAATATCAGCTCTGAAAAGTTTCGACTTTGAAATTCTGAAAAAGTTTCAGTTCCAAGTTGTAGCCACAGATTCTGGAACTCCGTCACTCAGCAACAACGTGACAGTCAACGTGTTCATTCTGGATCAAAACGACAACGCTCCAGTCATCCTGTATCCACTCAGCTCCaacggctctgctgaaggtgtggaggagattCCCCGAAATGTCAACGCAGGACACCTGGTGACTAAAGTCAGAGCCTATGATGCTGATATAGGATATAACGGCTGGCTGTTGTTCTCACTGCAGGAAGTTACTGACCACAGTCTCTTTGGTTTGGACCGCTACACAGGACAGATCAGGACACTTCGttcattcacagagacagacgaggcTGAACATAAACTGGTCATCCTGGTCAAAGACAATGGCAATGTCTCACTGTCAGCAACAGCGACTGTGATTGTCAAACTTGTGGAGCCTAAAGAGGCTTTTGCAgcttctgatgtgaaaagtgctgcaaaagtggaggaggaggacaatgtTACATTTTATCTGATGGTAACTCTGGGAGCTGTTTCTCTACTCTTCATCATCAGTATCATCGTTTTGATTGCAATGCAGTGCTCCAAATCCACAGACTACACTTCGAAATATCTACAAGAAACTAATTATGATGGAACACTGTGTCACAGCATTCAGTACAGATCCGGAGATAAACGATATATGCTAGTTGGGCCCAGAATGAGTATTGGATCTACAATTGTTCCTGGCAGTCACGCAAATACACTGGTGCtcccagacaggaggagggcaTCTGAAGAGGTAAGATGA
- the LOC115404928 gene encoding protocadherin alpha-8-like has translation MTSFGFDFVSQYHRAVPVSSQVKYSIPEEIKVGSVVGNVAKDLGLDITSLEDRKFRIVSGTKDVQFEVNQNNGVLYVHKNINREELCETITPCLMNLKLVAENPMEIHYVGVEIIDVNDNFPSFQEEEYILEISESTLPGKRFQLPAAQDPDVNTNTVRAYKLNTNDFFSVQIRERGDDKIPFLVLQKPLDRERHDEHKLILTAVDGGSPPRSGSLNFTVLVLDSNDNHPTFSQEVYSVTIPENIETDTSVITVKAIDADEGTNGDVEYHFGSQLDQKIYDTFSLDKDTGEIRVKGEIDYEKADIYKLDVHATDKGQPPMSTDCRVIIKVLDKNDNKPEIEVTSLSNIVSESSKIGTVVSLISLTDQDAGLNGKVKCSISDNVPFDLKPSFQDNMYSLVLKHSLDRELVSHYDVTITATDCGEPPLSAIKTLSIDVADMNDNRPDFLQNPIEIYMGENNIPGNNILTVSASDRDLNENAVLSYQIVREEHSQPQITAFLNINSENGQISAQKSFDFETLKKFQFQVVATDSGTPPLSNNVTVNVFILDQNDNAPVILYPLSSNGSAEGVEEIPRNVNAGHLVTKVRAYDADIGYNGWLLFSLQEVTDHSLFGLDRYTGQIRTLRSFTETDEAEHKLVILVKDNGNVSLSATATVIVKLVEPKEAFAASDVKSAEKLDEEDNVTFYLILTLGAVSEEAI, from the exons ATGACATCTTTTGGCTTTGATTTTGTTTCACAATATCATA GAGCTGTCCCTG TTTCATCTCAGGTGAAATATTCGATTCCTGAGGAAATTAAAGTGGGATCTGTTGTTGGAAATGTCGCCAAAGATTTGGGACTGGACATTACCTCGTTGGAAGACCGAAAATTTCGTATCGTTTCGGGAACAAAGGATGTTCAATTTGAAGTAAATCAGAACAATGGAGTCTTGTACGTGCACAAGAATATTAATCGAGAGGAGCTATGTGAAACCATTACTCCGTGTTTAATGAACCTAAAATTGGTAGCTGAAAATCCCATGGAAATACATTATGTCGGAGTGGAAATCATAGATGTAAACGACAATTTTCCGAGCTTTCAAGAGGAGGAGTACATTTTGGAAATTTCGGAGTCGACTCTCCCCGGAAAGCGTTTCCAGTTACCAGCCGCCCAGGACCCAGATGTTAACACTAATACTGTACGTGCGTATAAATTAAACACAAACGATTTTTTTAGTGTGCAAATTCGAGAGAGAGGGGACGACAAAATACCTTTCCTTGTTTTGCAAAAACCTCTGGATCGAGAAAGGCACGATGAGCATAAACTGATCTTGACAGCTGTTGACGGTGGGAGTCCACCAAGATCTGGAAGCCTGAATTTTACTGTGTTAGTTCTCGATTCAAATGACAACCACCCTACATTCAGCCAAGAGGTTTATTCAGTCACTATTCCTGAAAATATAGAGACTGATACAAGTGTAATTACAGTGAAGGCAATCGATGCAGACGAAGGCACAAATGGGGATGTTGAATATCATTTCGGTAGTCAGCTTGACCAAAAAATTTACGACACGTTCAGCTTGGACAAAGACACAGGTGAAATTCGAGTGAAGGGGGAAATAGACTACGAGAAAGCTGACATTTATAAGTTAGACGTCCATGCAACTGACAAAGGACAGCCTCCGATGAGTACTGACTGCAGGGTGATTATAAAAGTACTCgacaaaaatgacaacaaaccTGAAATAGAAGTGACATCCTTATCAAACATTGTGTCAGAGAGTTCAAAAATAGGTACTGTGGTTTCACTGATTAGTCTTACAGATCAAGACGCGGGTTTGAATGGCAAAGTTAAGTGCAGTATTTCAGATAATGTACCCTTTGATTTAAAACCATCATTTCAAGATAACATGTATTCTTTAGTTTTAAAACATAGCCTAGATCGCGAACTTGTATCACATTATGATGTTACAATTACAGCCACTGATTGTGGTGAGCCGCCTCTATCTGCTATCAAAACCCTGAGTATTGATGTCGCTGACATGAATGACAATAGGCCAGATTTTTTGCAAAATCCAATTGAAATTTATATGGGTGAAAACAACATCCCAGGAAACAATATTTTAACTGTTTCTGCTTCAGACAGAGACTTgaatgaaaatgcagttttaagtTATCAAATAGTTAGGGAGGAACACAGTCAACCACAAATTACTGCATTTTTAAATATCAATTCAGAGAATGGACAAATATCGGCACAGAAAAGCTTTGactttgaaacactgaaaaagttCCAGTTCCAAGTTGTTGCCACAGATTCTGGAACTCCGCCACTCAGCAACAACGTGACAGTCAACGTGTTCATTCTGGATCAAAACGACAACGCTCCAGTCATCCTCTATCCACTCAGCTCCaacggctctgctgaaggtgtggaggagattCCCCGCAATGTCAACGCAGGACACCTGGTGACTAAAGTCAGAGCCTATGATGCTGATATAGGATATAACGGCTGGCTGTTGTTCTCACTGCAGGAAGTAACGGATCACAGTCTGTTTGGTTTGGACCGCTACACAGGACAGATCAGGACACTTCGttcattcacagagacagacgaggcTGAACATAAACTGGTCATCCTGGTCAAAGACAATGGCAATGTCTCACTGTCAGCAACAGCGACTGTGATTGTCAAACTTGTGGAGCCTAAAGAGGCTTTTGCAgcttctgatgtgaaaagtgcagaaaaatTGGACGAGGAGGACAATGTTACATTTTACCTGATTTTAACTCTGGGAGCTGTCTCT GAGGAGGCCATCTGA
- the LOC115404921 gene encoding cadherin-23-like, translated as MMEAGGQRRAMLAWWVALGFSVMLNCVVPVSSQVKYSIPEEAKVGLVVGNIARDLGLDISSLNERQFRIVSGTEDAHFNVNQNNGLLYVNGNIDREKLCEHISPCLMNLKMVAENPMEIHYVAVEIVDVNDNSPSFQEEEKIIEISESTPPNKRFQLPSARDTDVLTNTVRVYKINQNDYFTIQIRERGEDKIPFLVLQKSLDREKQHEIRLILTAVDGGNPSRSGTLNVTVIVLDSNDNHPIFSQEVYSVTIPENVDLDTSVITVSANDRDEGSNGEVEYFFGSELDPTLYNVFFINKNTGEIRIKGEIDFEKTDTYKLDVHATDKGQPPMSTDCRVIIKVLDANDNKPKIEVTSLSKTVTESSKLGTVVSLISITDQDAGLNGKVICSLSDNVPFDLKPSFQDNMYSVVVKQHLDRESVSHYDVIIKATDCGQPPLSTFKTLSIDVADVNDNWPEFLNNPVELYLVENNVPGNTIFSVSASDKDLNENAALTYHIVREEHSHQRIAAFLNINSDNGQISALKSFDFEILKTFQFQVVATDSGTPSLSNNVTVNVFILDQNDNAPVILYPLSSNGSAEGVEEIPRNVNAGHLVTKVRAYDADIGYNGWLLFSLQEVTDHSLFGLDRYTGQIRTLRSFTETDEAEHKLVILVKDNGNVSLSATATVIVKLVEPKEAFAASDVKSATKVEEEDNVTFYLMITLGAVSTLFVFSIIVLIAMQCSKSTDYTSKYLQETNYDGTLCHSIQIASPQIRYTVPEEVRIGTVVGNVAKDLGLDVSTLIERRFRVIPGSKDTFFQVNQNNGALQVLEKIDREELCHGSGACLMELKILVENPLEMHHVIVEITDVNNHSPTFSEKNQTFEIFEQTQPGRRFQLLSARDPDAGINSIRSYTITPNEHFDLDIRDSDEDKTPFLALKKSLDREQKSKHILILTAVDGGKPPKTGTLNVSIIVLDSNDNRPIFSQEIYQTEIQENVPIGTSVFKINATDADEGANGKIEYSLGKTLKKIVYETFELDQTTGIIRIKGEVDYEENDVFKLDVEASDNGTPPLSGECRLIIKVKDVNDNAPEIEITSLSNTVREDSKPGTVISLLSVTDKDSGANGKIITSITSEVPFELKPTYKENIYSIVTKRLLDREEMPQYEISIKATDCGESQLSASRILNIQVADVNDNRPQFWQNPLHFYLSENNAAGKSIFSVSATDKDINENAVILYHIVRVGGEQGRSSYINVNSENGEISAQKSFDFETLKTFQFQVVATDSGTPPLSNNVTVNVFILDQNDNVPVILYPLSSNGSAEGVEEIPRNVNAGHLVTKVRAYDADIGYNGWLLFSLQEVTDHSLFGLDRYTGQIRTLRSFTETDEAEHKLVILVKDNGNVSLSATATVIVKLVEPKEAFAASDVKSAAKVDEEDNVTFYLMITLGAVSTLFLISIIVLIAMQCSKSTDYTSKYLQETNYDGTLCHSIQYRSGDKRYMLVGPRMSVGSTIVPGSHANTLVLPARRRVSEEKWLCPFYGEYVQGDGKDAVHDQKHEQKEPMPGFAQGMSHEDYISNLYASAYDNLGQNT; from the exons ATGATGGAAGCTGGAGGACAAAGAAGAGCAATGCTGGCCTGGTGGGTCGCTCTCGGATTTTCTGTAATGCTGAACTGTGTGGTCCCTGTTTCATCCCAGGTAAAATACTCAATTCCCGAGGAAGCTAAAGTGGGATTGGTGGTTGGGAATATCGCCAGAGATTTGGGATTGGATATATCATCGCTGAACGAAAGACAATTTCGAATAGTCTCGGGAACCGAAGATGCTCACTTTAACGTGAATCAGAACAATGGGCTGCTGTACGTGAACGGGAATATCGACCGAGAGAAGCTATGTGAACATATTTCTCCATGTTTAATGAACCTGAAAATGGTTGCTGAGAATCCAATGGAAATACATTATGTGGCAGTTGAAATCGTCGATGTGAATGACAATTCACCTAGTTttcaagaggaagaaaaaataattgaaatttcGGAATCCACTCCTCCCAACAAACGTTTCCAGTTGCCAAGTGCACGAGATACAGATGTTCTGACGAACACAGTGCGAGTGTATAAAATTAACCAAAATGATTATTTCACGATACAGATTcgagaaagaggagaggacaAAATACCATTCTTGGTGTTACAAAAATCCCTGGATCGGGAAAAACAACATGAGATCAGACTAATTTTAACAGCAGTTGACGGTGGGAATCCATCAAGATCTGGGACTCTAAATGTCACTGTAATAGTGCTCGATTCAAATGATAATCACCCTATATTTAGTCAAGAAGTTTATTCAGTAACAATACCAGAGAATGTAGATCTGGATACAAGTGTGATTACAGTAAGCGCTAACGACCGAGATGAAGGTTCAAATGGAgaagttgaatatttttttgGCAGTGAACTTGATCCGACACTATACAATGTGTtctttattaataaaaacacagggGAAATTCGAATAAAGGGAGAAATAGACTTTGAAAAGACAGACACTTATAAGTTAGATGTCCATGCCACTGACAAAGGGCAGCCTCCCATGAGTACTGACTGCAGGGTGATTATAAAAGTACTTGATGCAAACGATAATAAACCAAAAATAGAAGTGACTTCTCTGTCAAAGACAGTGACAGAAAGTTCAAAGCTTGGGACTGTCGTTTCTTTAATAAGTATTACAGACCAAGACGCCGGTTTAAATGGTAAAGTTATATGCAGTCTTTCAGATAATGTTCCATTTGATTTAAAACCGTCATTTCAAGATAACATGTACTCTGTTGTTGTAAAACAGCATTTGGATCGTGAATCGGTTTCTCATTATGACGTCATAATAAAAGCTACAGACTGTGGTCAGCCTCCACTGTCCACATTTAAAACCCTGAGTATTGATGTAGCTGATGTTAATGATAATTGGCCAGAGTTTTTGAATAATCCAGTTGAACTTTATCTAGTAGAAAATAACGTTCCTGGAAACAccatattttctgtttctgcctCAGACAAAGACTTGAACGAAAACGCAGCTTTAACTTACCATATTGTTAGAGAGGAACATAGCCATCAGAGGATTGCTGCATTTCTAAATATAAATTCAGATAATGGACAAATATCAGCTCTGAAAAGTTTCGATTTTGAAATTCTGAAAACTTTCCAGTTCCAAGTTGTTGCCACAGATTCTGGAACTCCATCACTCAGCAACAACGTGACAGTCAACGTGTTCATTCTGGATCAAAACGACAACGCTCCAGTCATCCTCTATCCACTCAGCTCCaacggctctgctgaaggtgtggaggagattCCCCGCAATGTCAACGCAGGACACCTGGTGACTAAAGTCAGAGCCTATGACGCTGATATAGGATATAACGGCTGGCTGTTGTTCTCACTGCAGGAAGTCACTGACCACAGTCTGTTTGGTTTGGACCGCTACACAGGACAGATCAGGACACTTCGttcattcacagagacagacgaggcTGAACATAAACTGGTCATATTGGTCAAAGACAATGGCAATGTCTCACTGTCAGCAACAGCGACTGTGATTGTCAAACTTGTGGAGCCCAAAGAGGCCTTTGCAGCTTCTGACGTGAAAAGTGCAACaaaagtggaggaagaggacaaTGTTACATTTTACCTGATGATAACTCTGGGAGCTGTGTCtacactttttgttttcagtatcATTGTGCTGATTGCAATGCAGTGCTCCAAATCCACGGACTACACTTCGAAATATCTACAAGAAACTAATTATGATGGGACACTGTGTCACAGCATTCA GATCGCTTCGCCTCAGATTCGGTACACTGTTCCAGAGGAAGTGAGAATTGGAACAGTTGTTGGAAATGTTGCAAAGGATCTTGGCCTTGACGTCTCCACATTAATCGAGCGACGATTCCGTGTAATCCCTGGATCTAAGGACACTTTTTTTCAAGTAAACCAGAACAATGGAGCTTTGCAGGTTCTTGAGAAAATCGATAGAGAGGAGCTGTGTCACGGTAGTGGAGCATGCTTAATGGAGTTAAAAATCCTGGTGGAGAATCCTTTGGAAATGCACCACGTAATTGTAGAAATTACCGATGTAAACAATCATTCTCCAACTTTTTCCGAAAAAAACCAGACGtttgaaatatttgaacaaACACAACCGGGACGGAGATTCCAGCTGCTCAGCGCTCGTGACCCTGATGCTGGAATAAACTCTATTCGGAGCTACACCATCACGCCAAATGAACACTTCGACCTTGATATCCGTGACAGTGATGAAGACAAAACACCGTTTTTAGCGCTCAAAAAGTCCTTAGACAGAGAACAGAAAAGCAAGCACATATTAATTTTGACGGCAGTTGATGGAGGCAAACCTCCCAAAACAGGAACCCTAAATGTTTCCATTATTGTTTTGGACAGTAACGACAATCGACCAATATTCAGTCAAGAGATTTATCAAACTGAAATACAAGAGAATGTACCAATTGGAACGTcagtattcaaaataaatgcgaCGGATGCTGATGAAGGTGCCAATGGTAAAATTGAATACAGCcttggaaaaacactgaagaaaatagTATATGAGACGTTTGAGCTAGACCAAACAACTGGAATAATACGAATAAAAGGAGAAGTAGACTATGAAGAAAACGACGTTTTTAAACTCGACGTTGAGGCGTCGGATAACGGCACACCACCTTTATCAGGGGAGTGCCGCCTCATCATAAAGGTAAAAGACGTTAATGATAACGCACCAGAAATAGAAATAACATCATTGTCGAACACAGTTCGTGAAGATTCAAAGCCTGGTACTGTCATTTCACTGCTGAGTGTGACAGACAAAGATTCTGGtgcaaatggaaaaataataaCGAGCATAACTTCAGAAGTACCTTTTGAACTGAAACCGACTTATAAGGAAAACATATATTCAATTGTAACAAAAAGATTATTAGATCGAGAGGAAATGCCACAATATGAAATAAGTATAAAGGCCACTGACTGTGGAGAGAGCCAATTATCTGCGTCCAGAATACTCAACATTCAGGTAGCAGATGTAAATGACAACAGACCACAATTTTGGCAGAATCCATTACACTTCTACCTGTCAGAAAACAACGCAGCGGGAAAGTCAATATTTTCTGTCAGTGCAACAGACAAAGATATTAACGAAAATGCAGTTATTTTATACCACATTGTCAGAGTAGGAGGTGAACAAGGCAGATCGTCTTACATAAATGTCAATTcagaaaatggtgaaatatcCGCCCAGAAAAGTTTTGACTTTGAGACTCTGAAAACTTTCCAGTTCCAAGTTGTTGCCACAGATTCTGGAACTCCGCCACTCAGCAACAACGTGACAGTCAACGTGTTCATTCTGGATCAAAACGACAACGTTCCAGTCATCCTCTATCCACTCAGCTCCaacggctctgctgaaggtgtggaggagattCCCCGCAATGTCAACGCAGGACACCTGGTGACTAAAGTCAGAGCCTATGATGCTGATATAGGATATAACGGCTGGCTGTTGTTCTCACTGCAGGAAGTTACTGACCACAGTCTCTTTGGTTTGGACCGCTACACAGGACAGATCAGGACACTTCGttcattcacagagacagacgaggcTGAACATAAACTGGTCATCCTGGTCAAAGACAATGGGAATGTCTCACTGTCAGCAACAGCGACTGTGATTGTCAAACTTGTGGAGCCCAAAGAGGCCTTTGCAgcttctgatgtgaaaagtgcaGCAAAAGTAGATGAGGAGGACAATGTTACATTTTATCTGATGATAACTCTGGGAGCTGTATCTACACTTTTTCTGATCAGCATCATTGTGCTGATCGCAATGCAGTGCTCCAAATCCACGGACTACACTTCTAAATATCTGCAAGAAACTAATTATGATGGAACACTGTGTCACAGCATTCAGTACAGATCTGGAGATAAACGATATATGCTAGTTGGGCCCAGAATGAGTGTTGGATCTACAATTGTTCCTGGCAGTCACGCAAATACACTGGTGCTCCCAGCCAGGAGGAGGGTATCTGAAGAG AAATGGCTCTGCCCCTTCTATGGAGAATATGTTCAGGGCGACGGAAAGGACGCAGTACACGATCAGAAGCACGAGCAGAAAGAGCCGATGCCGGGATTTGCACAGGGCATGTCGCATGAGGACTACATTTCAAATCTTTATGCCTCAGCATACGACAATTTAGGTCAGAACACGTAA